A window from Chrysemys picta bellii isolate R12L10 chromosome 2, ASM1138683v2, whole genome shotgun sequence encodes these proteins:
- the MTERF1 gene encoding transcription termination factor 1, mitochondrial, protein MLNSGHTVLQRYLQKLIPMAARGLLHTKNSRLYNMNCFWLIRFSREIVLRPVSSRHFYLKTESANAVSCQENGNLVSKLACMGVDVKMVRRRQPGILKKLITNEEGLKGFLQSKGATNEVIASIISRYPRAITRSYESLEKRWELWRSILMTDLEIVNILGRSPESFFRSSNNINMEKNITLFCSLGLTSKHLCNMLTRAPRVFSNGVELNKQLTDLLHEICLSLGGENPNDFVKHIISKNVFILLRSSKQVNANVEFLQSSFHLSNEELLALLHGGGADILDLSNEYMKKNFTNAKGKLLSLGCTEREVDRFFISYPSVLFLSSKNLSDKIDCLLQAKVHIKQIVEMSRVLDISISTIRSKVKELEKTSYDFRTNGIGILSLSKKRFEAKLEKLHSAQRLIKRTESIL, encoded by the coding sequence atgctAAACAGTGGACATACAGTACTACAAAGATATTTGCAGAAGCTGATCCCTATGGCAGCTAGGGGACTGTTGCACACGAAAAACTCACGTCTTTACAATATGAATTGTTTCTGGCTGATTAGATTTTCAAGAGAGATTGTGCTCAGACCTGTGTCTTCTAGGCACTTCTATCTGAAGACAGAGAGTGCTAATGCAGTCTCATGCCAGGAGAATGGCAATCTAGTAAGCAAGCTGGCATGTATGGGAGTGGATGTCAAAATGGTGAGAAGGCGACAACCTGGAATTCTGAAGAAGCTGATCACAAATGAAGAGGGCCTCAAAGGGTTTCTGCAAAGCAAAGGGGCTACTAATGAAGTCATTGCCAGCATCATCTCACGTTATCCACGGGCCATCACGCGTTCCTATGAGTCTCTCGAAAAACGTTGGGAACTTTGGAGAAGTATTTTGATGACTGATTTGGAAATTGTAAATATTCTGGGACGTTCTCCTGAGTCCTTCTTTCGTTCCAGTAATAACATCAATATGGAGAAAAATATTACACTTTTCTGTTCTCTTGGGCTAACCTCTAAACACCTTTGCAATATGTTGACCAGAGCACCTCGGGTGTTTTCTAACGGAGTGGAGCTGAATAAGCAGCtgactgacctcctgcatgagatCTGTTTATCTTTAGGTGGTGAAAACCCAAATGATTTTGTGAAGCACATCATTTCTAAAAATGTCTTCATCCTCCTGCGGAGCAGCAAGCAAGTGAATGCAAATGTTGAGTTCCTGCAATCATCTTTCCATCTGAGCAATGAGGAATTACTAGCTCTGCTACATGGCGGTGGAGCTGACATTTTGGACTTATCTAATGAATATATGAAAAAAAACTTTACAAATGCTAAAGGGAAGCTGTTATCTCTTGGGTGCACTGAAAGAGAGGTGGATAGATTTTTCATTAGCTATCCAAGTGTGCTCTTTCTTTCATCCAAGAACCTCAGTGATAAAATAGATTGCCTCTTGCAAGCAAAGGTTCACATTAAACAAATAGTTGAAATGTCTCGCGTTCTGGATATAAGTATCAGTACTATAAGAAGCAAAGTCAAGGAACTGGAAAAAACTAGTTATGACTTCAGAACCAATGGAATTGGCATCCTTTCTTTAAGTAAAAAGAGATTTGAAGCTAAATTGGAAAAATTACATAGTGCACAGCGATTAATCAAGAGGACAGAATCCATTCTGTGA